A section of the Alkalihalobacillus sp. LMS39 genome encodes:
- a CDS encoding low molecular weight protein arginine phosphatase gives MVNILFVCTGNTCRSPLAEKLLREKINGDIAVRSAGIYAAIGSGASEGTKQVLAERGIDGQHQSSPLTDELLHWATVVLTMTESHKQTIILNAPYVSEKVYTLKEFVQFGEGDVIDPFGHSVEAYRKTAAELEQLVDRLIEKYNNEQ, from the coding sequence ATGGTGAATATTCTTTTCGTATGTACAGGTAACACGTGTAGAAGTCCTTTAGCAGAAAAGCTTCTTCGCGAAAAGATAAACGGAGATATAGCGGTCCGATCGGCAGGAATCTATGCTGCCATTGGTAGTGGTGCCTCAGAAGGTACAAAACAAGTGCTAGCAGAACGTGGCATTGACGGTCAACATCAATCAAGTCCGTTAACAGATGAGCTTTTGCATTGGGCCACAGTTGTTTTAACGATGACAGAAAGCCATAAGCAAACGATTATTCTGAATGCCCCTTATGTTAGTGAAAAAGTCTATACGTTAAAAGAGTTTGTTCAATTCGGGGAAGGTGATGTGATTGATCCGTTTGGACACTCTGTGGAGGCGTATAGAAAAACAGCAGCTGAGCTTGAACAATTAGTGGACAGGCTAATTGAAAAATACAACAACGAACAATAG
- a CDS encoding manganese efflux pump MntP family protein, giving the protein MIGEIVTLFIMATALGMDAFSIALGMGMVGLRLRQIFRIGVTIGAFHVIMPLLGIMVGRLISAHFGMLATMIGGGLLLFLGLQMVLSSIREEEESVAATRGFGLFVFALSVSIDSFSAGLSLGVLGAKTVITVMAFGLMSMVLSWIGLLAGAKFKGMIGSYGELLGGCILLGFGIKLLWPM; this is encoded by the coding sequence GTGATCGGAGAAATCGTTACACTATTTATTATGGCTACAGCTTTAGGAATGGATGCTTTTTCTATCGCACTAGGAATGGGAATGGTGGGGTTACGATTACGTCAAATCTTCCGTATTGGCGTTACAATCGGAGCATTTCATGTCATTATGCCTTTACTCGGAATTATGGTTGGAAGATTAATTTCCGCTCATTTTGGCATGTTAGCGACAATGATTGGTGGAGGGTTGTTGCTATTTCTCGGATTACAAATGGTCCTTTCTTCCATACGTGAAGAAGAAGAAAGTGTCGCGGCGACAAGAGGGTTTGGTTTGTTCGTTTTTGCATTAAGTGTAAGTATTGACAGTTTTTCTGCCGGATTAAGCTTAGGTGTATTAGGGGCAAAAACAGTGATTACGGTAATGGCATTTGGGCTAATGAGCATGGTATTATCATGGATTGGCTTATTAGCCGGAGCAAAATTTAAAGGGATGATTGGCTCCTACGGTGAGTTATTAGGAGGCTGTATTTTATTAGGATTTGGTATAAAGTTACTTTGGCCAATGTAG
- a CDS encoding L-threonylcarbamoyladenylate synthase: protein MSYKQTYQWVVDKNNENLRKTKEIKDAALLINQNEIIAFPTETVYGLGGNAKNDEAIKKIFAAKGRPSDNPLIVHVATIEQATQLVTNEPAYAKTLMKTFWPGPLTLVFTGGKDVSPYVTAGLGTIAIRIPDHPVALALLEEANLPVAAPSANQSGKPSPTAAKHVQTDLLGRISGIIDGGDTGVGVESTVVDCTGVYPMILRPGGVTKEQLEAVVGRVDVDESLSQHDVAPKSPGMKYTHYAPNADFILVENEDMIHELIQSQQQEGLRVGVLTTEEQKDKYKADVVIACGYRADVTTVAKQLYDSLRAFNEKNVDIIFSETFPKVGVGVAIMNRLEKAAGGIIIR from the coding sequence ATGAGTTATAAACAAACTTATCAATGGGTTGTGGATAAAAATAATGAAAATCTTCGAAAGACTAAAGAAATCAAGGACGCAGCCTTGTTGATAAATCAAAACGAAATTATCGCTTTTCCGACAGAAACTGTCTATGGTCTTGGCGGAAATGCAAAAAATGACGAAGCAATAAAAAAAATCTTTGCTGCAAAAGGGAGACCGAGTGATAACCCTCTTATCGTCCATGTAGCGACGATAGAACAAGCGACCCAGTTAGTGACAAATGAGCCTGCTTATGCAAAAACATTAATGAAGACTTTTTGGCCAGGTCCACTCACGCTTGTGTTTACAGGAGGAAAAGATGTGTCTCCTTATGTAACAGCAGGGCTTGGAACAATCGCAATTCGGATACCTGACCATCCTGTTGCACTAGCTTTATTAGAAGAAGCGAATCTACCGGTAGCGGCTCCTAGTGCCAATCAATCGGGTAAGCCGAGTCCGACTGCGGCAAAACATGTGCAAACGGATTTACTTGGTCGCATTTCTGGCATTATTGATGGGGGGGACACAGGGGTTGGCGTTGAATCTACTGTAGTAGATTGTACAGGAGTATACCCGATGATATTACGTCCAGGGGGAGTTACAAAAGAACAGCTAGAAGCTGTTGTTGGTCGAGTAGATGTGGACGAGTCTTTAAGTCAACATGACGTAGCACCAAAATCTCCTGGAATGAAGTATACACATTATGCACCGAATGCCGATTTTATCCTAGTTGAGAATGAGGATATGATTCACGAGCTTATTCAAAGCCAACAACAAGAAGGGCTCCGTGTCGGTGTGTTAACAACAGAAGAACAGAAAGACAAGTATAAAGCAGATGTTGTAATTGCTTGTGGATATCGAGCGGATGTCACAACCGTTGCAAAGCAATTATACGATTCACTTAGAGCTTTTAATGAGAAGAATGTAGATATTATATTTTCAGAAACATTCCCTAAAGTTGGAGTCGGTGTGGCTATTATGAATCGACTTGAAAAAGCAGCTGGCGGAATAATTATAAGATAG